The Helianthus annuus cultivar XRQ/B chromosome 16, HanXRQr2.0-SUNRISE, whole genome shotgun sequence genome includes a window with the following:
- the LOC110918170 gene encoding glucose-1-phosphate adenylyltransferase small subunit, chloroplastic/amyloplastic translates to MTTPMMIRSPGAMSANVSASSTASQIFGRKVLFKNPTAAIVHRKTSRLDVTDGRRTRQTPNVVCPKAVSDSSYSQTCLDPDASKSVLGIILGGGAGTRLYPLTKKRAKPAVPLGANYRLIDIPVSNCLNSNVNKIYVLTQFNSASLNRHLSRAYASNMGGYKNEGFVEVLAAQQSPENPDWFQGTADAVRQYLWLLEEQNVLEFLVLAGDHLYRMDYEKFIQAHRESDADITVAALPMDEKRATAFGLMKIDEEGRIIEFSEKPKGEKLQAMKVDTTILGLDDKRAQEMPFIASMGIYVFSKNVMLDLLREKFPKANDFGSEVIPGATSIGLRVQAYLYDGYWEDIGTIEAFYHANLGITKKPVPDFSFYDRSAPIYTQPRYLPPSKMLNADVTQSVIGEGCVIKNCKIHHSVIGLRSCISEGAIIEDTLLMGADYYETDADRRLLAAKGGVPIGIGKNTHIKRAIIDKNARIGDNVKIINNDNVEETARETDGYFIKSGIVTVIKDALIPSGRII, encoded by the exons ATGACTACCCCCATGATGATTCGGTCACCCGGAGCAATGAGTGCCAATGTATCCGCCTCTTCCACTGCTTCTCAGATCTTCGGCCGGAAGGTTCTTTTTAAGAACCCGACAGCCGCCATTGTTCACCGGAAAACGTCTCGGTTGGATGTTACTGATGGAAGAAGGACAAGACAGACTCCAAATGTTGTCTGCCCCAAAGCTGTTTCTGACTCTAGCTATTCTCAAACATGTCTTGATCCAGATGCCAGCAAG AGTGTTCTTGGAATCATTCTTGGTGGTGGAGCAGGGACCAGACTATATCCTCTAACAAAGAAAAGAGCTAAGCCTGCTGTTCCTTTGGGAGCTAATTACAGACTCATAGACATACCTGTCAGCAACTGCTTAAACAGCAATGTAAACAAGATTTATGTTCTTACCCAATTCAACTCTGCTTCACTTAACCGTCATCTGTCGCGCGCGTATGCAAGCAACATGGGTGGCTACAAGAATGAAGGCTTTGTTGAAGTTCTTGCAGCCCAACAAAGTCCCGAGAATCCCGACTGGTTCCAG GGTACAGCTGATGCTGTAAGGCAGTATCTATGGTTGCTTGAAGAACAAAATGTGTTGGAATTTTTGGTTCTTGCTGGTGATCATTTGTATCGTATGGACTATGAAAAGTTTATTCAAGCACATAGGGAAAGCGATGCTGATATAACCGTTGCGGCCCTGCCCATGGATGAGAAACGTGCCACTGCGTTCGGTTTGATGAAAATTGACGAGGAAGGTAGGATAATCGAGTTTTCAGAAAAGCCCAAGGGAGAAAAGTTACAAGCAATGAAG GTTGATACTACCATTCTCGGTCTGGATGATAAGCGAGCACAAGAAATGCCGTTTATTGCAAGTATGGGAATATATGTTTTCAGTAAGAATGTAATGTTGGATTTGCTGAGAGAGAAGTTTCCAAAGGCGAATGACTTTGGAAGCGAAGTAATTCCAGGTGCAACTTCAATCGGTCTGCGG GTACAAGCCTACCTGTATGATGGTTACTGGGAAGACATCGGTACGATTGAGGCTTTCTATCATGCAAATCTGGGGATCACCAAAAAGCCAGTACCAGATTTCAG TTTCTATGATCGGTCTGCGCCAATATACACTCAACCGCGATACTTACCACCTTCAAAGATGCTGAATGCCGATGTTACACAGAGTGTCATTGGTGAGGGTTGCGTAATCAAG AATTGTAAAATTCATCACTCGGTGATTGGTCTTCGGTCGTGCATCTCCGAGGGTGCGATTATCGAAGACACATTGCTCATGGGAGCTGACTACTATGAG ACTGATGCAGACAGAAGACTGTTGGCGGCAAAGGGGGGTGTACCAATCGGTATTGGAAAGAATACGCACATCAAGAGAGCGATTATAGACAAAAATGCTCGAATCGGAGATAATGTGAAG ATTATAAACAATGATAATGTCGAAGAAACAGCACGTGAGACAGACGGTTACTTCATTAAGAGCGGGATTGTGACGGTCATCAAAGATGCGTTGATTCCAAGTGGCAGAATAATCTGA